The following coding sequences are from one Paenibacillus sp. JDR-2 window:
- the dut gene encoding dUTP diphosphatase, whose translation MFQILFKRQPGNEDIALPGKMSEWAAGFDLQAAVTEPVVLAPGERKLIPTGLAMAMPQQVEAQIRPRSGLAFKHGITCLNSPGTIDADYRGEVKVLLINLGQEPFTINRGERIAQMVIQQLPEIAIAEADELPDTIRGAGGFGHTGV comes from the coding sequence TTGTTTCAAATTCTATTTAAACGTCAGCCGGGCAATGAAGATATCGCATTGCCCGGCAAAATGTCGGAGTGGGCTGCTGGCTTTGACCTTCAGGCTGCGGTAACCGAGCCTGTCGTGCTTGCGCCAGGGGAGCGCAAGCTGATTCCGACAGGTCTTGCGATGGCGATGCCGCAGCAAGTGGAAGCGCAAATTCGTCCTAGAAGCGGGCTGGCATTCAAGCACGGTATTACCTGCTTGAACTCGCCAGGTACCATTGATGCGGATTACCGCGGCGAAGTTAAGGTTCTGCTCATTAACCTGGGCCAAGAGCCATTCACGATTAACCGCGGCGAACGCATTGCTCAAATGGTCATCCAGCAGCTGCCGGAGATTGCGATCGCCGAAGCGGATGAGCTTCCGGACACTATCCGCGGAGCAGGCGGCTTCGGGCATAC
- a CDS encoding M16 family metallopeptidase translates to MNKYTLSNGLRVVVEYLPTFRSVSFGIWVKTGSRNETPENNGISHFVEHMLFKGTNGRTAKDIADLFDGIGGNVNAFTSKEYTCYFAKVLDEHLPIAVDALSDMFFESKLDAEELAKEKNVILEEISMYEDTPDDKVHDEASRAAYGDHPLAYSILGLEERLAAMNSESLRGYMNDTYTIENTVISVAGNVEETKLLALLEQYFGRFKNKGKSGIVTAPTFHGDYVYFKKKTEQNHLCLTFPGCSNSDPQLYAMILLNNALGGGMSSRLFQEIREKRGLAYSVYSYHTSYADSGLFTVYAGTAPKQTKEVLDLTLEQMEELSVKGLSDEELHRGKEQLKGSLILSLESTSSRMNRLGKNELMIGRHFTLDEMLQRIDNVTMKDVREVTERMLSVPFAVAMVGTNDKAAAQIGRDRFVSNSI, encoded by the coding sequence GTGAATAAATATACGCTCAGCAATGGCCTCCGCGTCGTTGTGGAATACTTGCCGACATTCCGGTCGGTCTCCTTCGGAATTTGGGTAAAGACTGGATCCCGGAACGAAACCCCCGAGAACAACGGGATTTCCCATTTTGTCGAGCATATGCTGTTCAAAGGCACTAACGGCCGTACAGCAAAAGACATTGCCGATCTGTTTGACGGGATTGGCGGCAACGTAAATGCTTTTACATCCAAGGAATACACCTGCTACTTTGCAAAGGTATTGGATGAGCACCTGCCGATTGCGGTAGATGCGCTTTCGGATATGTTCTTCGAATCAAAGCTAGATGCGGAAGAACTGGCGAAAGAGAAAAACGTAATTCTGGAAGAAATCTCGATGTACGAAGATACGCCGGATGACAAGGTTCATGATGAGGCTTCCCGTGCAGCCTACGGCGATCATCCGCTTGCGTACTCGATTCTTGGACTGGAAGAACGCCTTGCAGCCATGAATTCCGAATCGCTGCGAGGATATATGAATGATACATATACGATTGAAAATACGGTTATCAGCGTAGCCGGTAACGTGGAGGAAACCAAGCTTTTGGCACTCCTCGAGCAATACTTCGGCCGCTTCAAGAACAAAGGAAAGAGCGGTATTGTCACGGCACCAACTTTCCACGGCGATTATGTTTACTTCAAGAAAAAGACCGAGCAGAACCATCTTTGCCTTACATTCCCTGGTTGTTCCAATTCAGACCCGCAGCTGTATGCCATGATTCTGTTGAATAATGCGCTTGGCGGGGGCATGAGCTCAAGGCTGTTCCAGGAAATCCGCGAGAAGCGGGGCCTAGCCTATTCGGTCTATTCGTATCACACGTCTTATGCAGACAGCGGGTTGTTCACGGTTTATGCAGGAACAGCGCCGAAGCAGACGAAAGAAGTGCTTGATCTGACGCTCGAGCAGATGGAAGAGCTTTCGGTGAAAGGTCTTAGCGACGAGGAGCTGCATCGCGGGAAAGAGCAGCTGAAGGGCAGCTTGATCCTGAGCCTTGAAAGCACAAGCAGCAGGATGAACCGCCTTGGCAAAAACGAGTTGATGATCGGAAGACACTTTACGCTAGACGAAATGCTGCAACGCATCGACAATGTCACGATGAAGGATGTGCGGGAAGTAACGGAGCGGATGCTGTCCGTACCGTTTGCCGTTGCCATGGTTGGAACAAACGATAAAGCTGCTGCTCAGATCGGGAGGGATCGTTTTGTTTCAAATTCTATTTAA